A window of Chanos chanos chromosome 15, fChaCha1.1, whole genome shotgun sequence genomic DNA:
TCAAGACAGCCATGAAGTATGTTaatctagtctctctctctctctctctctctctctctctctctttaatcagATCCCCTGGCCCTCTATCTGGGTTGCTTAATTTCAACCCAATCATTTCAGACAATGTTGAATGGAGAATTGCTACTTTCGTGTGTCCTTTTGTCATATTTAAAGTAATGACACTGCTAACACTCCACCCCGTAATACACAGACTAAAGGAGAAATAGGTGTTAAACCAGTTCAGAACACATATCGGTTTGTATGTCTTGTAATTGATCCTACACCCGGTAAAAGCAAGGCAAGTAGCTGAGGTATTGACTTTAAGTAATGTCACACCCATTGACCTGAGTCAATTGGCATTACAAACTTTTAtacatgtataaaataaaaagccaGTTTACTGTTCATTTGAAACAAAACCAGTATTCAATATtacaaatatgattttaaaacacaatttcaTAGCTATATTCTAATTAATATGTGTTATACAGCATAGTGTTAAACTAAATATCACTTATCAACCTGGCCTGTTTTTTCCCTATGTAAAATTGAATcatatttatcatttttgtcGTGCAAAGCACATCAGGTCTGTGTCCCTCCTGAGGAGCAGAGTTGCAGGATCTCCAGTTGAAGGAGGACCATAAATCAGTTGAAGGTGGGTCAGGGGTGTTTGAAGGAAGAGCAGAGACAGTACAGGATACAACTGAACGTAGAGCAGGCTGAACTTGTGGGAGGAGTCAACTGAAGGAGCACCTGATTCAGCTGAAAGAAGGCAATGATTCTGTCAAAGGCAGGAGAAGGTCCAGCTAAAGGCAGGGTGGATTTCAACTGAAGGTGGGGCAAGAGTTGGCTGAGGGTGGTGTACAGGCTGGGCAGGGTTTGGCTAAAGGCAGAGTAATGTTCAACGGAAAGCAGGGTTGTGCGCTCCTGGTAATGGGGTTGGAGGGAGTCGTTTGCCTTTcagcagagtgagtgagaagatgaaaaagcaCATGCTCATCACACCCAGGATTATGATGCCCGAAATTAGAGCGCTGGTCACTGAGTTCATCCTGAATGGAGGGCTATTTAACtgagctgaaaaacacaaacacacacacacacacacacacacacacacacacacacacacatgcatgtccCACATCCAGTTCACCAGTTTTACAACTCAGGCAGGCCCTCTATTAAAATCTGAGGCCATTAAGTTTTCAAAATACatcatatttgtcatttttcaagGCTTTAACAGCTATACCATGGAGAAATAAAGCATAAACCTGGTTTTAGCCTCaatcagaaagacagaaggtttttaaatgaagagaTTTTGGCTTGTTCTGATAAAACCAAGAGGGGTTCTGGCAAGAGCTTACCTAGCTGTGAGTTGTTGGTGGGAGTTTCATCTGTCAAAACAAGATGAGCATATTAATCCAAAATATGAATCACACAGATGTTACAATGTCAAGGTCACAGATCTTGAGATGACAACTGGTTATTTTTGATTAACTAGAATTAGAATTAACTAGAAGTAGAATTGATTAACGACTTTGAAACTAGAATTGATTAACCACATTGTTTTAAGCGACGACTGGGAATATCATTGTTTACGAGATCTACAGAGCAAATATGCTGTTTTATGAAATGAGACGAGAGGAATGACGAAGAACACTGCCAAGGACACTAAAGGACACTCTAAAAATGTGCCCCAAAAGTTGagtttacttaaaaaaaaaagctgtaaggAAAGTTTCTTCAGAATTTAAAGTTGACCTAACTTTTCATTTGTAACAAGACACGGGACAGTAACAGGGAAGAGATGTGGTGATACTGCAGAGCGAGCAGAGACAGGGAAGTCGAGTAGTGGATGAGAATCATGAGTAGGAGAAGAGGGGTCTGCTATtgggaaaaaaagtggagaggGTTGGAGGTAGCAAAGGTATGAGCAGAAGAAGATGAGGGAGAATGCAGGGGGTGTGGTTAGAGAAGAAATGGTAGAGAACTTATACCACTTCTGGTGATGATTGGTCCAGCActtaaaacagcatttccaGAGGCTGAATTAGTCTCTGTTGTTTCAGTTATGTCCCGCTTCTTTCTTCTGCCACAGATCTGGGTACAGTAAATAACTTATGATAAATAATACTGTGCATATATAaaataagtgattttttttctctttgggggggggggggggggggggtctttcgCTTGGCAGTCACATTAAACTGATGGCAGACCTTATCGGCATTAGAGTGGAGCAGTCACATTAAACTGATGGCAGACCTTACCGGCATTAGAGTGGAGCAGTCACATTAAACTGATGGCAGACCTTACCGGCATTAGAGTGGAGCAGTCATCGGCTCGGCACAGCTTGGTCACACAGTGCAGGAAGACAGTTGACATCTTCTGGTTCTTGTGCTTGACGAAACGAAACACCTCGAAGGAGAAACGGCCCATTTGGCTCTTTCCGTTCTCAAAGACAGTCGTTTGGGGGTCCCTGTCGCAGCTTTCTCAGGCGAAAAgagtgcaacacacacaaaaaaaaccctcatgttCAACATGCATGtttcatacaaaacatacaaggCCTCATTGTCCAAGGTTTCCTTGAGATTTCAGAGAtatctttgtaaaaaaaaaaacaaaaacaaaaaaaaaaaaatacacggaGTTACCCAAAGAAAAGATCGTAGCGCAGCTCATCATTAGGGTTCCCAGAGGGAGTAGTGTAACAGTAGTCCATCAGAACATTCCATCTACAGAGGAAGGGGCAGAGAAAACCGTGGTTACGGGATATTAAAAGCATGGAGGCTTGAATGGAGATCATACAGGGGCCAGATATAAGCTTTTCTTCGGTGCTTGGCCCTGGCGCCTCTCAGTCACCAACAAGGCCTTCATTGAATGAACTCATATTACTGTGACTCTCTTTCAGTCCTGAAACCTGTCTTACGTGTATCCTGCATTGGTATAGTAGGTCAGTTAGAGGAAAGTTAGATCCTAAGTATAGGATAACACACTTAATTACATGGGAAATCTGTGTCCTTGTATGCAAATAGCTTCTTTCAAGGTCTAGGCCTTCTTAGGAATGCTGGAATACTGAAAGgaaatctgtttttcatttattgtttgGTTACCTTCGGTCGAGATTAGTAGCTTTGACTGCGGCAAACACTCGTGTCTTCAGTGTGAGCCCTGCCATGGGGATGGCCAGTTGTTGGATGTATGTGGAGtccttaggaaaaaaaaagtattaaaaaatcAGAAGTCTTACCTATGatgtatttcaaaatgtaatccACTTAAGTTTTtgaggtttctttttttactgtttgggggttttttttgcgttattttctgtttgtgctaTCAGCTCATAgatcattttgtcatgtttacGGAAGTCCCTTCATTAAGATTGAATTAAAATTactttttgttaatttttttttttttttattttgatgggggttgtatttgtgaatattttgaACCTACATACCAGAGTTTAAATGTAATAACAAGACAGCACAGATTTGAATCATTCTATGGCCGTGATGGTTTAAGTTAAATGGATTTCATGCTCGTACTTACATTATAGAGGAGTAAACTCAAAGTGCTCACAAAAGTGCCGTTGCTGTCCTTCACCGAAATTGCAGCTGCAGACCTTGGAAGAACACAAGCATAAAAGTgataataaaacatgttttattattttatgaatGCTCATGGTACAAGCTTTGGTCTTGTTTTTCCCCCAGATTCCTTGTTTGGTGCCATTATGATTAACCATGCATTTCTCTCTATAAAAGATACTCATAAAATATTGATTGACTGCAGCTACGAGTGTATCTTGTAAATTCCCACTAAGTATTTGCTTGACATTTAACAATAAACCAGAAAGTGTTTTCATTACATCAGATAAAAGGTTTAATTGCATTTATGGACATCAAAGGGCATTGCAAATATTTAATAGATCCTGACTCCCATGCCAAAAGAGAAACTTTTCCTGATCTCTAATACCAGctacaaaaataacatttcgTCTGTCAAAAGAGAACATGCACGTAAAGCACCTCAAGCAATTTTTGaccagtgttttctttgtgtgagCTCCAAAGAGATCAAAGTACTTACGATGCAAGCTGTGTGTTGTTCACAAGATACTCCAGAGGGTAACTGCAGCTGAATTTATACAGTAGGCCTGGAAGGTAACTGATGATTGTGGGGGGGTCTGGCGTATCTATGTACCCTGATATGTTGCCAATCTGCACCAGGGACAGATTCCCATAGGCATTGGCCCCCTGAGCTGTGGAGACCTACAAAACAGTCATCATCCATTAATGCTTCCCTTATCAACAAGAATAACCGTATCTGACAGCGTCAAGACACATGCTGAGCTAATCTACTCTCATCCTACTAATCCCTTACTGGTCAGTCAACCAAATGAAAAAACGCCGGCTTTTAAGGAAAGGACATTTTCTCTCGAAACTTTCCCGGGCGAAAACAATTGCCTCCACAGCTGCACCACCCCTATCACCACCTGCATTAAGATGCCCCCTTAGAACTGTGTCCAAGTCAGGATTTATGTGGAGAAGGAGGTTACGGTAAGTAGTGACTACTGATCCGATCAGGTCCTGAAAGCCAAAGATAGCGTCCTACCACCAGGGAGTTGCCGCAGGCCTCCAGTGTGTTGAGGCTGATGCTGAACAGTACCACGGTGGGAAAGGTGTTATTGTTGATGAAGCCGCGGCAATGGGCATCACCATGCCGACCGTTTAGGGCCAGGTCGGTGTCCGTGTAACCAGAGAAGAGCACCGGGCAGAAATTAA
This region includes:
- the zpld1a gene encoding zona pellucida-like domain-containing protein 1a: MTQNEPLIGFFLTGAEMERICLILLLISNILLVNAQFNGYNCDANFHSRFPAERDISVYCGVQTITLKINFCPVLFSGYTDTDLALNGRHGDAHCRGFINNNTFPTVVLFSISLNTLEACGNSLVVSTAQGANAYGNLSLVQIGNISGYIDTPDPPTIISYLPGLLYKFSCSYPLEYLVNNTQLASSAAAISVKDSNGTFVSTLSLLLYNDSTYIQQLAIPMAGLTLKTRVFAAVKATNLDRRWNVLMDYCYTTPSGNPNDELRYDLFFGCDRDPQTTVFENGKSQMGRFSFEVFRFVKHKNQKMSTVFLHCVTKLCRADDCSTLMPICGRRKKRDITETTETNSASGNAVLSAGPIITRSDETPTNNSQLAQLNSPPFRMNSVTSALISGIIILGVMSMCFFIFSLTLLKGKRLPPTPLPGAHNPAFR